The following is a genomic window from Chania multitudinisentens RB-25.
GTGGATGCGCTGGTCAGCCAGTTACCCAGTAGAATGGTATTTTAAGGGGGCTGTCTACAGTGCCTAGGAGGCGCGTTTCTTGCGCCAAATCACCAGCATTGTACCGAGCAGGCCGAAAAGCAGCAGCGCAATAGGCAGGATCATCAACCCAGCCATAACCTGTTCTTCATGGCGTTTGATCAGTGGGATCTGGCTGAAAGCGTATCCTAGGCTGATCACCGATCCCACCCAGAGAAAAGCGCTCAGCCAGTTGAAGATCTGAAAGCGTGCCCTGTTCAGGCCGGAGATCCCCGCCATGGTGGGCAGCAGGGTACGCACAAACGCCAGGAAACGGCCAATCAACAGGGCCATCAGGCCGTGACGGTTAAACAGGATGTGTGCGCGTTGATGATATTGCACCGGGAGTTGCAGCAACCAGCCTTTTACCACAGAGGTATGGCCCAACCATCGGCCTTGCAGATAACTCAGCCAACAAC
Proteins encoded in this region:
- a CDS encoding DedA family protein produces the protein MDVLKEIVQALWTQDFIALADPSVVWVVYLVLFTTLFLENGLLPASFLPGDSLLLLAGALIAKGVMSFIPTLIILTVAASLGCWLSYLQGRWLGHTSVVKGWLLQLPVQYHQRAHILFNRHGLMALLIGRFLAFVRTLLPTMAGISGLNRARFQIFNWLSAFLWVGSVISLGYAFSQIPLIKRHEEQVMAGLMILPIALLLFGLLGTMLVIWRKKRAS